In one Diprion similis isolate iyDipSimi1 chromosome 6, iyDipSimi1.1, whole genome shotgun sequence genomic region, the following are encoded:
- the LOC124407027 gene encoding PHD finger protein 14 isoform X2: MSSSFERDPKKRRVKPVDSAQQSLLDFDLGESSDDSDFRIEDHCEESDDDSVDSHDVGKDEDDDESEETDDSLEEPLVRGKGIGGMTVCDVIEQARQQAAKAGQFDEKVAKVLICCGCLGDRSDDINEIVECDGCGVTVHEGCYGVSDVESFSSTDSLCQSAPWFCEACSAGVDDPSCELCPNKGGIFKETDVGKWVHLVCALYVPGVAFGEVDRLASVTLFEMAYSKWGAKQCCLCEDARYARTGVCIECDAGMCHTYFHVTCAQREGLLSEAHSEEVDQADPFYAHCKLHSDKTLVRRRRRNWLALQLRAQYRQQLHLQPDHLDTEEQRRIQRKLAKHRHKYLAHKASRQPPWVPTQKMPRLLTTSASACRQLAKKAELMGVDTAALEAQEAQLVALVDVRKKWHIPPAFSVEFIGYYLDRNLRVASMKRRLQEHLDVNSQLLNEQQRLDRKYDEVTKDNEDQIRVNVTLKEKIEMYHQLLRSSGYVKPLPLIADLAKPRIPTTLGTGLGVPTAAALKMGVGFPLPVGKGGEGGREGRVLSSQAHDHNHKGDLTLRHQCGICRRSTDQHLLAKCDTCHLHYHLSCLSPPLARMPKKTKLMGWQCSECDKESSGSEVEHVDTSAPRKLRHCKDEASPSLTPLQETHIPAALSTPTTSKNTVGVAAASVTTTQDAPTTPKLTIKAMGPQPPFMERMLTETSIPQQQLSNNVNLTPREGSPQYMVASADGTEAIPQRSGKKRRREKHKRYTPDPITGVKQRKRKHKRKSLDVENPETQGQPEVHRRITIKIKPIPRPEGDIASESSPQMFVATSTSTEITPPPPVKLPPPPPPPPPTTLSTPTTTPSSSNTNSRLSSGSLKKGKEADLLTQCDVCNMPGTNQNLVRCDECKKCYHFTCLEPPVKKSPKRRGYSWHCADCDPSASESEN; the protein is encoded by the exons ATGAGTAGTTCAT TTGAACGTGATCCGAAGAAGAGACGAGTCAAACCCGTCGATTCGGCCCAACAATCATTGCTTGATTTTGATTTGGGTGAGAGTTCGGATGACAGCGATTTCAGAATCGAAGACCACTGTGAGGAGTCGGATGACGATTCTGTTGACTCTCACGATGTTGGAAAAG ATGAGGACGATGATGAATCAGAAGAGACCGATGATTCACTTGAAGAACCTTTGGTTCGGGGGAAAGGGATTGGTGGGATGACGGTCTGTGATGTAATTGAACAAGCACGGCAGCAAGCTGCCAAAGCTGGCCAATTCGATGAAAAAGTTGCTAAAGTTTTAATCTGTTGCGGCTGTTTGGGAGACAGGAGTGACGACATTAATGAGATTGTTGAGTGCGATGGATGTGGGGTCACTGTTCACGAAG GCTGCTATGGTGTTTCCGACGTTGAGAGCTTTTCTAGCACCGATTCACTTTGCCAGTCCGCACCATGGTTCTGCGAAGCCTGCAGTGCTGGTGTTGACGATCCTTCGTGTGAACTCTGCCCCAACAAAGgtggaattttcaaagagactGATGTCGGGAAATGGGTTCATCTTGTATGCGCCTTGTACGTTCCTGGGGTTGCTTTTGGAGAG GTAGACCGTCTGGCAAGTGTGACATTGTTTGAAATGGCGTACAGCAAATGGGGAGCGAAGCAGTGCTGCTTGTGCGAAGATGCTCGCTATGCTCGAACTGGTGTCTGCATTGAGTGTGATGCAGGAATGTGTCACACGTACTTTCATGTCACATG TGCACAGAGAGAGGGCCTGCTATCTGAAGCTCATAGTGAAGAAGTGGACCAAGCGGATCCATTTTACGCGCACTGCAAATTACACTCGGATAAAACCTTAGTTCGTCGACGCAGACGTAACTGGCTAGCTCTTCAGCTCAGAGCACAGTATAGACAGCAGTTGCATTTGCAACCTGATCATCTCGATACTGAAGAACAGCGCAGAATTCAAAGGAAGCTTGCAAAGCACAGACATAAGTACTTGGCTCATAAGGCATCAAGGCAACCACCTTGGG TGCCTACTCAGAAAATGCCAAGACTACTCACAACATCAGCTTCTGCTTGTCGCCAGTTGGCAAAGAAGGCGGAATTGATGGGAGTTGATACCGCAGCCTTAGAAGCTCAAGAGGCCCAGCTAGTCGCATTGGTCGATGTTAGAAAGAAATGGCATATTCCTCCCGCGTTTAGTGTCGAATTTATTGGCTACTACCTTGATCGGAATCTCCGCGTTGCTTCAATGAAACGAAGACTTCAAGAACACTTAGATGTTAACTCACAATTGTTGAACGAACAACAAAGACTAGATAGGAAGTATGATGAAGTGACAAAGGATAACGAAGATCAAATTCGTGTCAATGttactttgaaagaaaaaattgaaatgtatcATCAGCTGCTCAGATCTTCTGGATACGTTAAACCACTACCATTAATCGCAGACTTGGCTAAACCCAGGATACCGACTACCCTTG GTACAGGACTTGGGGTGCCTACAGCTGCCGCATTAAAAATGGGAGTGGGTTTTCCCCTACCTGTAGGAAAAGGCGGTGAGGGTGGAAGAGAAGGTCGTGTATTGAGTAGTCAAGCTCATGATCACAATCACAAAGGTGATCTAACACTAAGACACCAGTGCGGTATTTGTCGAAGATCAACGGATCAGCACTTGCTTGCAAAATGTGACACATGCCACCTCCACTATCATCTTTCTTGTTTGAGTCCACCTCTAGCACGCATGccaaaaaaaactaaactgATGGGCTG GCAATGTTCAGAGTGTGATAAGGAATCTTCTGGTTCAGAAGTGGAGCATGTTGATACCTCAGCACCGCGGAAATTGCGACATTGTAAAGACGAAGCTAGCCCTTCACTAACACCATTACAAGAAACCCATATTCCAGCTGCTCTTAGTACACCAACAACGTCGAAGAACACTGTTGGTGTTGCTGCTGCAAGCGTCACTACAACACAAGATGCGCCCACCACGCCAAAG TTGACCATAAAAGCGATGGGACCGCAACCTCCATTCATGGAAAGAATGCTAACGGAAACGAGTATACCTCAGCAACAATTGTCCAACAATGTAAATCTGACACCACGTGAAGGATCACCGCAGTACATGGTGGCATCCGCCGATGGCACGGAAGCTATACCTCAGAGAAGTGGGAAGAAACGGAGGAG GGAAAAACATAAGAGGTACACTCCTGATCCAATCACTGGCGTGAAACAGCGTAAGCGTAAACATAAAAGAAAGAGTTTAGATGTAGAGAATCCAGAGACCCAAGGTCAGCCAGAAGTACACAGAAGAATCACCATCAAG ATTAAACCAATCCCGCGTCCAGAAGGTGACATAGCATCGGAATCGAGCCCACAAATGTTTGTGGCTACTTCTACAAGCACTGAAATTACACCGCCACCGCCAGTTAAGTTACCGccgccacctccacctccgccACCAACCACTCTATCAACGCCTACCACCACTCCGAGTAGTAGCAACACCAACAGCAGATTGTCATctggaagtttgaaaaaaggaaaagaagctGATCTTCTTACACAATGCGACGTCTGCAATATGCCTGGCACCAATCAAAATCTTGTCAG
- the LOC124407027 gene encoding PHD finger protein 14 isoform X1 has protein sequence MSQDDDVGFLYKTMIERDPKKRRVKPVDSAQQSLLDFDLGESSDDSDFRIEDHCEESDDDSVDSHDVGKDEDDDESEETDDSLEEPLVRGKGIGGMTVCDVIEQARQQAAKAGQFDEKVAKVLICCGCLGDRSDDINEIVECDGCGVTVHEGCYGVSDVESFSSTDSLCQSAPWFCEACSAGVDDPSCELCPNKGGIFKETDVGKWVHLVCALYVPGVAFGEVDRLASVTLFEMAYSKWGAKQCCLCEDARYARTGVCIECDAGMCHTYFHVTCAQREGLLSEAHSEEVDQADPFYAHCKLHSDKTLVRRRRRNWLALQLRAQYRQQLHLQPDHLDTEEQRRIQRKLAKHRHKYLAHKASRQPPWVPTQKMPRLLTTSASACRQLAKKAELMGVDTAALEAQEAQLVALVDVRKKWHIPPAFSVEFIGYYLDRNLRVASMKRRLQEHLDVNSQLLNEQQRLDRKYDEVTKDNEDQIRVNVTLKEKIEMYHQLLRSSGYVKPLPLIADLAKPRIPTTLGTGLGVPTAAALKMGVGFPLPVGKGGEGGREGRVLSSQAHDHNHKGDLTLRHQCGICRRSTDQHLLAKCDTCHLHYHLSCLSPPLARMPKKTKLMGWQCSECDKESSGSEVEHVDTSAPRKLRHCKDEASPSLTPLQETHIPAALSTPTTSKNTVGVAAASVTTTQDAPTTPKLTIKAMGPQPPFMERMLTETSIPQQQLSNNVNLTPREGSPQYMVASADGTEAIPQRSGKKRRREKHKRYTPDPITGVKQRKRKHKRKSLDVENPETQGQPEVHRRITIKIKPIPRPEGDIASESSPQMFVATSTSTEITPPPPVKLPPPPPPPPPTTLSTPTTTPSSSNTNSRLSSGSLKKGKEADLLTQCDVCNMPGTNQNLVRCDECKKCYHFTCLEPPVKKSPKRRGYSWHCADCDPSASESEN, from the exons ATGTCTCAAGACGACGATGTAggatttttgtacaaaacaATGA TTGAACGTGATCCGAAGAAGAGACGAGTCAAACCCGTCGATTCGGCCCAACAATCATTGCTTGATTTTGATTTGGGTGAGAGTTCGGATGACAGCGATTTCAGAATCGAAGACCACTGTGAGGAGTCGGATGACGATTCTGTTGACTCTCACGATGTTGGAAAAG ATGAGGACGATGATGAATCAGAAGAGACCGATGATTCACTTGAAGAACCTTTGGTTCGGGGGAAAGGGATTGGTGGGATGACGGTCTGTGATGTAATTGAACAAGCACGGCAGCAAGCTGCCAAAGCTGGCCAATTCGATGAAAAAGTTGCTAAAGTTTTAATCTGTTGCGGCTGTTTGGGAGACAGGAGTGACGACATTAATGAGATTGTTGAGTGCGATGGATGTGGGGTCACTGTTCACGAAG GCTGCTATGGTGTTTCCGACGTTGAGAGCTTTTCTAGCACCGATTCACTTTGCCAGTCCGCACCATGGTTCTGCGAAGCCTGCAGTGCTGGTGTTGACGATCCTTCGTGTGAACTCTGCCCCAACAAAGgtggaattttcaaagagactGATGTCGGGAAATGGGTTCATCTTGTATGCGCCTTGTACGTTCCTGGGGTTGCTTTTGGAGAG GTAGACCGTCTGGCAAGTGTGACATTGTTTGAAATGGCGTACAGCAAATGGGGAGCGAAGCAGTGCTGCTTGTGCGAAGATGCTCGCTATGCTCGAACTGGTGTCTGCATTGAGTGTGATGCAGGAATGTGTCACACGTACTTTCATGTCACATG TGCACAGAGAGAGGGCCTGCTATCTGAAGCTCATAGTGAAGAAGTGGACCAAGCGGATCCATTTTACGCGCACTGCAAATTACACTCGGATAAAACCTTAGTTCGTCGACGCAGACGTAACTGGCTAGCTCTTCAGCTCAGAGCACAGTATAGACAGCAGTTGCATTTGCAACCTGATCATCTCGATACTGAAGAACAGCGCAGAATTCAAAGGAAGCTTGCAAAGCACAGACATAAGTACTTGGCTCATAAGGCATCAAGGCAACCACCTTGGG TGCCTACTCAGAAAATGCCAAGACTACTCACAACATCAGCTTCTGCTTGTCGCCAGTTGGCAAAGAAGGCGGAATTGATGGGAGTTGATACCGCAGCCTTAGAAGCTCAAGAGGCCCAGCTAGTCGCATTGGTCGATGTTAGAAAGAAATGGCATATTCCTCCCGCGTTTAGTGTCGAATTTATTGGCTACTACCTTGATCGGAATCTCCGCGTTGCTTCAATGAAACGAAGACTTCAAGAACACTTAGATGTTAACTCACAATTGTTGAACGAACAACAAAGACTAGATAGGAAGTATGATGAAGTGACAAAGGATAACGAAGATCAAATTCGTGTCAATGttactttgaaagaaaaaattgaaatgtatcATCAGCTGCTCAGATCTTCTGGATACGTTAAACCACTACCATTAATCGCAGACTTGGCTAAACCCAGGATACCGACTACCCTTG GTACAGGACTTGGGGTGCCTACAGCTGCCGCATTAAAAATGGGAGTGGGTTTTCCCCTACCTGTAGGAAAAGGCGGTGAGGGTGGAAGAGAAGGTCGTGTATTGAGTAGTCAAGCTCATGATCACAATCACAAAGGTGATCTAACACTAAGACACCAGTGCGGTATTTGTCGAAGATCAACGGATCAGCACTTGCTTGCAAAATGTGACACATGCCACCTCCACTATCATCTTTCTTGTTTGAGTCCACCTCTAGCACGCATGccaaaaaaaactaaactgATGGGCTG GCAATGTTCAGAGTGTGATAAGGAATCTTCTGGTTCAGAAGTGGAGCATGTTGATACCTCAGCACCGCGGAAATTGCGACATTGTAAAGACGAAGCTAGCCCTTCACTAACACCATTACAAGAAACCCATATTCCAGCTGCTCTTAGTACACCAACAACGTCGAAGAACACTGTTGGTGTTGCTGCTGCAAGCGTCACTACAACACAAGATGCGCCCACCACGCCAAAG TTGACCATAAAAGCGATGGGACCGCAACCTCCATTCATGGAAAGAATGCTAACGGAAACGAGTATACCTCAGCAACAATTGTCCAACAATGTAAATCTGACACCACGTGAAGGATCACCGCAGTACATGGTGGCATCCGCCGATGGCACGGAAGCTATACCTCAGAGAAGTGGGAAGAAACGGAGGAG GGAAAAACATAAGAGGTACACTCCTGATCCAATCACTGGCGTGAAACAGCGTAAGCGTAAACATAAAAGAAAGAGTTTAGATGTAGAGAATCCAGAGACCCAAGGTCAGCCAGAAGTACACAGAAGAATCACCATCAAG ATTAAACCAATCCCGCGTCCAGAAGGTGACATAGCATCGGAATCGAGCCCACAAATGTTTGTGGCTACTTCTACAAGCACTGAAATTACACCGCCACCGCCAGTTAAGTTACCGccgccacctccacctccgccACCAACCACTCTATCAACGCCTACCACCACTCCGAGTAGTAGCAACACCAACAGCAGATTGTCATctggaagtttgaaaaaaggaaaagaagctGATCTTCTTACACAATGCGACGTCTGCAATATGCCTGGCACCAATCAAAATCTTGTCAG